From Neisseria musculi, the proteins below share one genomic window:
- a CDS encoding YicC/YloC family endoribonuclease: MAIHSMTGFANAAGECGTKRINLELRAVNHRYLDVQFRTPEDLRHLESSLRESITAQALRGKIECRIQVQDNAPDAQSLSVNQDLAAQLAGLNTQWRKQYEGLGKLTVADILKFPGVLAGQNEDAEALAQTVQLLLQQALADFAAARGREGAKLAQHLLERLDEMENIINRLNSIFPSLLEAHMEKVKGRLKEAVANIDNDRLQQEFALFMQKSDVDEEFSRLRTHIGEVRRIVTTAKGSVGKRLDFLMQELNREANTLGSKAIATECTQASVELKVLIEQMREQVQNIE, encoded by the coding sequence ATGGCCATCCACAGCATGACCGGCTTTGCCAATGCCGCAGGCGAATGCGGCACCAAGCGCATCAACTTGGAATTGCGCGCCGTAAACCACCGCTACCTCGATGTGCAGTTCCGCACGCCCGAAGACTTGCGCCATCTCGAAAGCAGCCTGCGCGAAAGCATCACCGCCCAGGCCTTGCGCGGCAAAATCGAATGCCGCATCCAAGTTCAAGACAATGCCCCCGATGCGCAAAGCCTGAGCGTGAATCAGGATTTGGCCGCGCAACTGGCCGGCCTCAACACGCAATGGCGCAAACAATACGAAGGCTTGGGCAAACTCACCGTGGCCGACATTTTAAAATTTCCCGGCGTGCTCGCCGGCCAAAACGAAGATGCAGAAGCCCTCGCCCAAACCGTTCAGCTGCTGCTGCAACAGGCCTTGGCCGATTTTGCCGCCGCCCGTGGGCGCGAAGGCGCAAAGCTGGCGCAACACCTGCTGGAACGCTTGGACGAAATGGAAAACATCATCAACCGCTTAAACAGCATTTTCCCCAGCCTGCTCGAAGCGCATATGGAAAAAGTGAAAGGCCGTCTGAAAGAAGCGGTGGCCAACATCGATAACGACCGCCTGCAGCAGGAGTTTGCCCTGTTTATGCAGAAATCCGATGTTGATGAAGAGTTCAGCCGCCTGCGCACCCATATCGGCGAAGTGCGCCGCATCGTTACCACCGCCAAAGGCAGCGTGGGCAAACGCTTGGACTTTCTGATGCAGGAACTCAACCGTGAAGCCAACACGCTGGGCAGCAAAGCCATCGCTACCGAATGCACACAAGCATCGGTGGAATTGAAAGTGTTGATCGAGCAGATGCGCGAACAGGTGCAGAATATCGAATAA
- the rph gene encoding ribonuclease PH → MAAYTRTARAADALREIRITPGFLPHADGSALIECGNTKLICTASVDEGVPPFLRGKGQGWITAEYGMLPASAASRMRREAAAGKQSGRTQEIQRLIGRSLRAAVDLASLGERQIIIDCDVVQADGGTRTAGITGAFVALQMALDKLSAAGLLPHNPVREAVAAVSAGIVGGVPLLDLDYIEDSGCESDVNMVMTASGKIIEIQGTAEGAPFSVEELGALIKLGQKGIAELVRHQQQALATARR, encoded by the coding sequence ATGGCTGCCTACACCCGCACCGCCCGCGCTGCCGATGCTTTGCGCGAAATCCGCATCACTCCCGGTTTTCTGCCCCATGCAGACGGTTCGGCACTCATCGAATGCGGCAACACCAAGTTAATCTGTACCGCATCGGTTGATGAGGGTGTGCCGCCGTTTCTGCGCGGCAAGGGGCAGGGCTGGATAACGGCGGAATACGGTATGTTGCCCGCATCCGCCGCTTCGCGTATGCGCCGCGAGGCGGCGGCCGGCAAACAGAGCGGGCGCACACAGGAGATCCAGCGTTTAATCGGCCGCTCGCTGCGCGCGGCGGTAGATTTGGCAAGCTTGGGCGAGCGTCAGATTATCATCGACTGCGATGTTGTCCAGGCCGATGGCGGCACGCGCACCGCCGGCATCACAGGCGCATTCGTGGCCTTGCAGATGGCGTTGGACAAATTATCGGCGGCGGGGCTGCTGCCGCACAATCCCGTGCGCGAAGCAGTGGCGGCGGTGTCGGCAGGCATAGTGGGCGGGGTGCCGCTGCTGGATTTGGACTACATCGAAGATTCGGGCTGCGAAAGCGATGTCAATATGGTGATGACGGCTTCGGGCAAAATCATCGAAATACAGGGCACGGCAGAAGGAGCGCCGTTCAGCGTAGAAGAATTGGGCGCATTGATTAAGCTGGGGCAGAAAGGCATAGCCGAATTGGTGCGGCACCAGCAGCAGGCCTTGGCAACTGCCCGCCGCTGA